In Terriglobia bacterium, one genomic interval encodes:
- a CDS encoding polyphosphate kinase 2 family protein has translation MKIDSKDFRVREGKDITLKKWPTVVKPLYKSKEQYQKLLEEHIQKLSSMQSLLYAYNRYSLLLIFQAMDAAGKDGAIKHVMSGINPQGCQVFSFKHPSAEELDHDFLWRSTCRLPERGRIGIFNRSYYEEVLVVRVHPEILHGEGLPDDLLDEKTIWEERYRSIVDLENHLYRNGTRIVKFFLHLSKEEQRKRFLARIDNPEKNWKFSQADVAERKLWKHYMKAYEACLGATSTKTAPWYIVPADDKENARLIISQVILDTFKKLRMSYPKAGRMRRKELESIRKGLVK, from the coding sequence ATGAAAATCGATTCGAAAGACTTTCGCGTGCGAGAAGGGAAAGACATCACACTCAAAAAGTGGCCGACGGTGGTGAAGCCTCTTTACAAATCGAAGGAACAGTATCAGAAACTTCTCGAAGAACATATTCAGAAGTTGAGCTCGATGCAGAGCCTCCTTTACGCATACAACCGTTATTCGCTCCTCCTGATTTTTCAGGCGATGGATGCCGCCGGGAAGGACGGCGCCATCAAGCACGTCATGTCGGGCATCAATCCGCAAGGCTGCCAGGTTTTCAGCTTCAAGCACCCGAGTGCCGAGGAACTGGACCACGATTTTCTATGGCGCAGCACCTGCCGTCTGCCGGAGCGCGGGCGGATCGGCATCTTTAATCGGTCTTATTACGAGGAAGTTCTGGTTGTTCGCGTGCACCCGGAGATTCTCCACGGCGAGGGACTTCCAGATGATCTGCTCGACGAGAAGACTATTTGGGAGGAGCGGTATCGTTCCATCGTGGATCTGGAGAATCATCTCTACCGAAACGGAACCCGGATCGTCAAATTTTTTCTTCATCTGTCGAAAGAGGAACAGCGCAAGCGATTTCTAGCGCGCATCGATAATCCGGAAAAGAATTGGAAATTCAGTCAGGCCGACGTCGCGGAGAGGAAGCTGTGGAAGCATTATATGAAGGCGTACGAAGCCTGTCTCGGTGCGACGAGCACCAAAACAGCACCCTGGTATATCGTTCCCGCCGATGACAAAGAGAACGCGCGTCTGATCATTTCCCAGGTCATTCTCGACACCTTTAAGAAGCTCAGGATGAGTTATCCGAAGGCAGGCAGAATGCGCCGGAAGGAATTGGAATCCATCCGTAAAGGTCTTGTGAAGTAA
- a CDS encoding GYD domain-containing protein codes for MATYVILSRFSPEAFRDPKDFKKLADAVSNKIKKECPNVEWKHSFATMGRFDVVDVVESNDPKQIEKAAMLIRAYGHSTTETLFATPWKEFLDML; via the coding sequence GTGGCAACCTATGTGATTCTCAGCCGTTTTTCCCCGGAAGCGTTCCGAGATCCGAAGGACTTCAAGAAATTAGCCGATGCCGTGTCCAACAAGATCAAGAAGGAATGCCCGAATGTGGAATGGAAGCATAGTTTCGCAACCATGGGTCGGTTCGACGTCGTGGATGTAGTTGAGTCCAACGATCCCAAACAGATCGAAAAAGCGGCGATGCTCATCCGCGCCTATGGACACTCGACGACCGAGACACTTTTTGCAACGCCCTGGAAGGAATTCCTCGACATGCTGTAA
- a CDS encoding Mut7-C ubiquitin/RNAse domain-containing protein has protein sequence MKQAYVRFYAELNDFLPPVRRRRATAYSFVVSGSVKDMIEALGVPHTEVDVILVNGESVDFSCRVQDGDRISVYPAFESIDVAPVIRLKRQPLGEKCFVLDTHLGRLAAYLRMLGFDTVYRNDCQDEELAQIASREGRILLTRDQGLLKRNLVTRGYCVRATLPREQVAEIVERFALARLIVPFQRCVHCNALLQPVRKELVLHRLLPETRQHFEEFYICPACERIYWKGSHYRRMSHLIETIRARSQRQQEDNHP, from the coding sequence ATGAAACAAGCCTACGTTCGATTTTATGCTGAGTTGAACGACTTTCTTCCGCCAGTGCGACGAAGGCGGGCGACCGCTTATTCTTTTGTAGTCAGCGGGTCGGTCAAAGACATGATCGAAGCCCTGGGTGTTCCGCACACGGAGGTCGATGTCATCCTCGTCAACGGCGAATCCGTGGATTTCTCTTGCCGCGTGCAGGATGGGGACCGGATCAGTGTCTATCCGGCATTTGAATCGATCGATGTAGCGCCTGTGATCCGCCTGAAACGTCAGCCGCTTGGCGAGAAGTGCTTCGTTCTCGATACGCATCTTGGCAGACTGGCCGCGTATCTACGGATGCTGGGTTTCGACACCGTGTACCGCAATGACTGCCAGGATGAAGAGCTGGCGCAAATCGCATCGCGTGAAGGGCGAATTCTCTTAACCCGGGATCAAGGATTGCTGAAACGCAATCTGGTCACCCGCGGTTATTGCGTGCGGGCAACGCTCCCGCGCGAGCAGGTGGCCGAGATAGTGGAACGCTTTGCACTGGCAAGACTGATTGTTCCATTTCAGAGGTGCGTGCACTGCAATGCTTTGCTGCAACCGGTGCGCAAGGAATTGGTGCTTCACCGGCTGTTGCCGGAGACCCGGCAACATTTCGAGGAGTTTTACATTTGTCCGGCTTGCGAGCGGATCTATTGGAAAGGCTCGCACTATCGCCGGATGAGCCATCTCATTGAGACCATCCGAGCCAGGTCCCAGCGACAGCAGGAGGACAATCATCCCTGA
- a CDS encoding universal stress protein, protein MRILLAIDDSKFSEAAAQAVVAQARRPDTEVQVLHVIEPPTILVAREMGAYASAMEAEWQKHRKQAEELVANTAKMLREAGLKASTAVEQGDPKSRILDLATEWQADLIVLGSHGRKGLDRFLLGSVSEAVVRHAPCSVEIVRIRSGQ, encoded by the coding sequence ATGAGAATTCTGCTGGCGATCGATGACTCCAAGTTCTCGGAAGCGGCCGCGCAAGCGGTGGTCGCGCAGGCCCGGCGGCCGGATACGGAAGTCCAGGTTTTGCATGTGATAGAACCGCCGACCATATTGGTCGCCCGGGAAATGGGGGCCTATGCCTCTGCCATGGAGGCGGAATGGCAGAAACATCGCAAGCAGGCGGAAGAATTGGTGGCGAATACCGCCAAAATGCTGCGCGAGGCTGGTTTGAAGGCGAGCACGGCCGTCGAGCAAGGCGACCCCAAATCCAGAATCCTCGACCTCGCCACGGAATGGCAAGCCGATTTGATCGTCCTCGGCTCGCATGGGCGAAAAGGCCTGGACCGTTTTCTGCTGGGAAGCGTTTCGGAGGCCGTGGTGCGCCACGCTCCCTGTTCAGTGGAAATTGTTCGAATTCGCTCAGGACAGTGA
- a CDS encoding carbamate kinase has protein sequence MKPIAVIAIGGNSLVLPGQRGTFEEQLSRARTICKGLTEVLAAGYRLVLTHGNGPQVGDALLRSELAQPALSPLRLDVCDAETQGLIGYLLQQTLENALAERGLRSGVVSMVTQVVVDPEDPAFRNPSKPIGPFFSLEIATQRKRTLGWTIAEDAGRGWRRIVASPRPLEIIELDAIRACLDSGIVVIGAGGGGIPVVRQRGGQEGIEAVIDKDRVSSLLARNLGAELLLFVTGVDRVTLHFGQADELPLERLTAERANQYLQQGEFPPGSMGPKIEAALEFLEAGGLRAVITCAEDIVEALRGEKGTEILPPSLTVHEDSLS, from the coding sequence ATGAAGCCCATTGCGGTCATCGCCATCGGCGGTAATTCGCTGGTTCTTCCGGGCCAGCGGGGAACGTTCGAGGAACAGCTAAGCCGTGCGCGCACCATCTGCAAAGGGCTAACGGAGGTATTGGCTGCGGGCTATCGCCTGGTTTTGACGCATGGAAACGGGCCGCAGGTGGGCGATGCGCTGCTGCGCAGCGAGCTGGCACAGCCAGCGTTGTCGCCGCTGCGCCTGGATGTTTGCGACGCGGAAACCCAGGGCCTGATTGGCTACCTGCTGCAGCAGACCTTGGAGAACGCACTGGCCGAACGCGGACTACGTTCCGGCGTGGTCAGCATGGTCACGCAGGTGGTTGTGGATCCAGAGGATCCGGCATTCCGCAACCCCAGCAAACCCATCGGGCCTTTTTTCTCCCTTGAGATCGCAACGCAGCGCAAGCGGACTCTCGGCTGGACAATTGCCGAAGACGCCGGCCGCGGGTGGCGGCGGATCGTGGCTTCTCCGCGCCCCCTGGAAATCATCGAGCTCGATGCCATCCGGGCTTGTTTGGACTCAGGTATCGTCGTGATCGGTGCCGGCGGGGGAGGCATCCCGGTCGTGCGCCAGCGGGGAGGCCAGGAAGGGATCGAAGCAGTGATCGACAAAGACCGCGTCTCCTCCTTGCTGGCTAGAAACCTGGGGGCTGAGTTGCTCTTGTTCGTGACCGGCGTGGATCGAGTCACCTTGCATTTCGGTCAGGCCGATGAGTTGCCGCTTGAGCGTCTCACCGCGGAGCGCGCGAATCAGTATTTGCAGCAAGGTGAGTTCCCTCCGGGCAGCATGGGGCCGAAGATTGAAGCAGCCCTGGAGTTTCTCGAGGCAGGCGGACTCCGCGCCGTGATCACCTGCGCGGAAGACATAGTTGAGGCCCTGCGCGGTGAGAAGGGCACCGAAATCCTTCCCCCTTCTCTGACCGTTCACGAAGATTCACTGTCCTGA